A window of Hippoglossus stenolepis isolate QCI-W04-F060 chromosome 18, HSTE1.2, whole genome shotgun sequence contains these coding sequences:
- the LOC118098214 gene encoding putative transcription factor SOX-14, translated as MDFNAHVYGFVENTEIYDELEATWAIVREICGEMSDPTHPQAVPVDDWFYPLEGTTAEYTPLVATSLTLEQLLEDLRADLVAPLIYQQQSFLQPSPMHCQTQFDNQPTVTHTKHLEVKLRPIGVFDGKVIYGAPGDRVPPPVNVCIPQKRKRVIEEDDDTQYVKKPPNAFMLYRKEQRPKVLAELINSDCAAVNTFIGQMWKALSKKEQEKYYEEYRRLKRIHNQLYPDWSARDNYGKKRKRSPRKASAKTVNGVSPGSGRPPRFAPSWRNPRNMS; from the exons ATGGATTTTAACGCTCATGTCTACGGGTTTGTGGAGAATACGGAGATTTACGATGAGCTGGAGGCGACCTGGGCGATTGTAAGGGAGATTTGTGGAGAGATGAGTGACCCTACACATCCTCAGGCCGTCCCGGTTGATGACTGGTTTTACCCCCTGGAGGGGACAACTGCTGAATACacccccctggtggctacaAGTCTCACCttggagcagctgctggaggatcTACGCGCTGACCTGGTCGCTCCACTGATTTACCAGCAGCAGAGCTTCCTGCAGCCGAGCCCCATGCACTGCCAGACACAG TTTGACAATCAGCCAACAGTGACTCACACTAAACACCTGGAGGTGAAGCTGAGACCTATTGGAGTATT tGATGGAAAGGTGATTTACGGGGCTCCAGGAGACAGAGTTCCTCCTCCAGTGAACGTCTGCATTCCACA AAAGAGAAAGCGTGTGATCGAGGAGGATGACGACACGCAGTACGTCAAGAAGCCGCCCAACGCCTTCATGCTGtacaggaaggagcagaggcCGAAAGTTTTGGCCGAACTCATAAACTCTGACTGTGCGGCCGTCAACACCTTCATTGGACAGATG TGGAAGGCGCTCTCTaaaaaggagcaggagaaatATTATGAAGAATATAGGAGGCTGAAGCGGATCCACAACCAGCTGTACCCTGACTGGTCAGCAAGGGACAATTAT ggaaaaaagaggaagaggagcccgAGGAAAGCTTCAGCTAAGACTGTCAATGGGGTCTCTCCAGGAAGTGGCCGTCCTCCCCGCTTTGCTCCTTCATGGAGAAATCCACGGAACATGTCATAA